From Prionailurus viverrinus isolate Anna chromosome B2, UM_Priviv_1.0, whole genome shotgun sequence, the proteins below share one genomic window:
- the LOC125165186 gene encoding glutathione S-transferase alpha-4-like isoform X3 — MTTKPKLCYFRGRGRMESIRWLLAAAGVEFEEEFIETTEQYEKLQKDGCLLFGQVPMVEIDGMVLTQTRAILSYLAAKYDLYGKDLKETVRINMYADGTLDLMMMTAQAAFKPPEEKEENLTLIVKKAKTRYFPAFEKILNDHGEDFLVGNKFSWADIQLLEAILMVEELDASVLSDFPLLKICTQKVWQI; from the exons ATGACAACCAAGCCCAAGCTCTGCTACTTTCGTGGCAGGGGCAGGATGGAGTCGATCCGCTGGCTGCTGGCTGCAGCTGGAGTGGAG TTTGAAGAAGAATTTATTGAAACAACAGAACAATATGAGAAGTTGCAGAAGG ACGGATGCCTGCTATTTGGCCAAGTGCCTATGGTTGAAATTGATGGAATGGTGCTGACACAGACTAGAGCCATCCTCAGCTACCTTGCTGCCAAGTACGACTTGTATGGGAAGGACCTGAAGGAGACAGTCAG GATCAACATGTACGCTGACGGCACCCTGGACCTCATGATGATGACCGCGCAGGCTGCGTTCAAACCCCCtgaggaaaaagaggagaatCTTACTTTAATCGTGAAGAAAGCTAAAACCCGTTACTTCCCCGCCTTTGAAAAG ATTTTGAATGACCATGGAGAAGATTTTCTCGTTGGCAACAAATTCAGTTGGGCAGACATACAACTGTTGGAAGCTATTTTAATGGTGGAAGAACTCGATGCTTCTGTTCTTTCTGACTTCCCTCTACTGAAG
- the LOC125165186 gene encoding glutathione S-transferase alpha-4-like isoform X2 — MTTKPKLCYFRGRGRMESIRWLLAAAGVEFEEEFIETTEQYEKLQKDGCLLFGQVPMVEIDGMVLTQTRAILSYLAAKYDLYGKDLKETVRINMYADGTLDLMMMTAQAAFKPPEEKEENLTLIVKKAKTRYFPAFEKILNDHGEDFLVGNKFSWADIQLLEAILMVEELDASVLSDFPLLKSEEKFIETPRRLGELKE, encoded by the exons ATGACAACCAAGCCCAAGCTCTGCTACTTTCGTGGCAGGGGCAGGATGGAGTCGATCCGCTGGCTGCTGGCTGCAGCTGGAGTGGAG TTTGAAGAAGAATTTATTGAAACAACAGAACAATATGAGAAGTTGCAGAAGG ACGGATGCCTGCTATTTGGCCAAGTGCCTATGGTTGAAATTGATGGAATGGTGCTGACACAGACTAGAGCCATCCTCAGCTACCTTGCTGCCAAGTACGACTTGTATGGGAAGGACCTGAAGGAGACAGTCAG GATCAACATGTACGCTGACGGCACCCTGGACCTCATGATGATGACCGCGCAGGCTGCGTTCAAACCCCCtgaggaaaaagaggagaatCTTACTTTAATCGTGAAGAAAGCTAAAACCCGTTACTTCCCCGCCTTTGAAAAG ATTTTGAATGACCATGGAGAAGATTTTCTCGTTGGCAACAAATTCAGTTGGGCAGACATACAACTGTTGGAAGCTATTTTAATGGTGGAAGAACTCGATGCTTCTGTTCTTTCTGACTTCCCTCTACTGAAG
- the LOC125165186 gene encoding glutathione S-transferase alpha-4-like isoform X4, with protein sequence MTTKPKLCYFRGRGRMESIRWLLAAAGVEFEEEFIETTEQYEKLQKDGCLLFGQVPMVEIDGMVLTQTRAILSYLAAKYDLYGKDLKETVRINMYADGTLDLMMMTAQAAFKPPEEKEENLTLIVKKAKTRYFPAFEKILNDHGEDFLVGNKFSWADIQLLEAILMVEELDASVLSDFPLLKMEVCKFQ encoded by the exons ATGACAACCAAGCCCAAGCTCTGCTACTTTCGTGGCAGGGGCAGGATGGAGTCGATCCGCTGGCTGCTGGCTGCAGCTGGAGTGGAG TTTGAAGAAGAATTTATTGAAACAACAGAACAATATGAGAAGTTGCAGAAGG ACGGATGCCTGCTATTTGGCCAAGTGCCTATGGTTGAAATTGATGGAATGGTGCTGACACAGACTAGAGCCATCCTCAGCTACCTTGCTGCCAAGTACGACTTGTATGGGAAGGACCTGAAGGAGACAGTCAG GATCAACATGTACGCTGACGGCACCCTGGACCTCATGATGATGACCGCGCAGGCTGCGTTCAAACCCCCtgaggaaaaagaggagaatCTTACTTTAATCGTGAAGAAAGCTAAAACCCGTTACTTCCCCGCCTTTGAAAAG ATTTTGAATGACCATGGAGAAGATTTTCTCGTTGGCAACAAATTCAGTTGGGCAGACATACAACTGTTGGAAGCTATTTTAATGGTGGAAGAACTCGATGCTTCTGTTCTTTCTGACTTCCCTCTACTGAAG
- the LOC125165186 gene encoding glutathione S-transferase alpha-4-like isoform X5, which produces MTTKPKLCYFRGRGRMESIRWLLAAAGVEFEEEFIETTEQYEKLQKDGCLLFGQVPMVEIDGMVLTQTRAILSYLAAKYDLYGKDLKETVRINMYADGTLDLMMMTAQAAFKPPEEKEENLTLIVKKAKTRYFPAFEKILNDHGEDFLVGNKFSWADIQLLEAILMVEELDASVLSDFPLLKGIF; this is translated from the exons ATGACAACCAAGCCCAAGCTCTGCTACTTTCGTGGCAGGGGCAGGATGGAGTCGATCCGCTGGCTGCTGGCTGCAGCTGGAGTGGAG TTTGAAGAAGAATTTATTGAAACAACAGAACAATATGAGAAGTTGCAGAAGG ACGGATGCCTGCTATTTGGCCAAGTGCCTATGGTTGAAATTGATGGAATGGTGCTGACACAGACTAGAGCCATCCTCAGCTACCTTGCTGCCAAGTACGACTTGTATGGGAAGGACCTGAAGGAGACAGTCAG GATCAACATGTACGCTGACGGCACCCTGGACCTCATGATGATGACCGCGCAGGCTGCGTTCAAACCCCCtgaggaaaaagaggagaatCTTACTTTAATCGTGAAGAAAGCTAAAACCCGTTACTTCCCCGCCTTTGAAAAG ATTTTGAATGACCATGGAGAAGATTTTCTCGTTGGCAACAAATTCAGTTGGGCAGACATACAACTGTTGGAAGCTATTTTAATGGTGGAAGAACTCGATGCTTCTGTTCTTTCTGACTTCCCTCTACTGAAG